From the Kogia breviceps isolate mKogBre1 chromosome 3, mKogBre1 haplotype 1, whole genome shotgun sequence genome, one window contains:
- the FOS gene encoding protein c-Fos → MMFSGFNADYEASSSRCSSASPAGDSLSYYHSPADSFSSMGSPVNAQDFCTDLAVSSANFIPTVTAISTSPDLQWLVQPTLVSSVAPSQTRAPHPYGVPTPSAGAYSRAGVMKTMTGGRAQSIGRRGKVEQLSPEEEEKRRIRRERNKMAAAKCRNRRRELTDTLQAETDQLEDEKSALQTEIANLLKEKEKLEFILAAHRPACKIPDDMGFPEEMSVASLDLSGVLPEAATPESEEAFTLPLLNDPEPKPSVEPIKSMSSMELKAEPFDDFLFPASSRPSASETARSVPDMDLSGSFYAADWEPLHGGSLGMGPMAAELEPLCTPVVTCTPSCTTYTSSFVFTYPEADSFPSCAAAHRKGSSSNEPSSDSLSSPTLLAL, encoded by the exons ATGATGTTCTCTGGCTTCAACGCCGACTACGAGGCGTCATCCTCCCGCTGCAGCAGCGCCTCCCCGGCCGGGGACAGCCTCTCCTACTACCACTCACCGGCCGACTCCTTCTCCAGTATGGGCTCACCCGTCAATGCGCAG GACTTCTGCACCGATCTGGCCGTCTCCAGTGCCAACTTCATCCCAACAGTGACCGCCATCTCGACCAGCCCGGACCTGCAGTGGCTAGTGCAGCCCACCCTGGTGTCCTCCGtggccccatcccagaccagaGCCCCCCACCCCTATGGAGTCCCCACCCCCTCGGCTGGGGCTTACTCCAGGGCTGGAGTCATGAAGACCATGACCGGCGGCAGAGCTCAGAGCATTGGCAGGAGGGGCAAGGTGGAACAG ttgtccccagaagaagaggagaagaggagaatCCGAAGGGAAAGGAATAAGATGGCTGCAGCCAAATGCCGGAACCGGAGGAGGGAGCTGACTGACACACTCCAAGCG GAAACAGACCAACTAGAAGATGAGAAGTCTGCTTTGCAGACTGAGATTGCCAACCTgctaaaggagaaggaaaaactaGAGTTCATCCTGGCAGCTCACCGACCTGCCTGCAAGATCCCTGATGACATGGGCTTCCCAGAAGAAATGTCTGTGGCTTCCCTTGATCTGAGCGGGGTCCTGCCTGAAGCTGCCACCCCCGAATCTGAGGAGGCCTTCACCCTACCCCTCCTTAATGACCCTGAGCCCAAGCCCTCCGTGGAGCCCATCAAGAGCATGAGCAGCATGGAGCTGAAGGCTGAGCCCTTTGATGACTTCCTGTTCCCAGCATCGTCCAGGCCCAGCGCCTCCGAGACCGCCCGCTCTGTGCCAGACATGGACCTGTCTGGTTCCTTCTATGCAGCAGACTGGGAGCCCCTGCACGGTGGCTCCCTGGGGATGGGGCCCATGGCCGCAGAGCTGGAACCCCTGTGCACCCCGGTGGTCACCTGTACGCCCAGCTGCACTACTTACACGTCTTCCTTTGTCTTCACCTACCCTGAGGCTGACTCCTTCCCCAGCTGTGCGGCTGCCCACCGCAAGGGCAGCAGCAGCAACGAGCCCTCCTCTGACTCGCTCAGCTCACCCACGCTGCTGGCCCTGTGA